Proteins encoded by one window of Musa acuminata AAA Group cultivar baxijiao chromosome BXJ2-9, Cavendish_Baxijiao_AAA, whole genome shotgun sequence:
- the LOC135586240 gene encoding uncharacterized protein LOC135586240 — MMGFDSGRFDVSQVLEEFYARAPAFSALVVPSIAGYLVQEARLLRSENTCSEFEPLFGVDVASPRCGCFGSTEFASPRGAPELGMGSTRHLNAFMTDPVVLFGSQEASAGDEVRQDVISC, encoded by the exons ATGATG GGCTTCGATTCGGGCCGTTTCGATGTCTCTCAGGTCCTCGAAGAGTTCTATGCACGAGCCCCAGCTTTCTCCGCCCTCGTCGTGCCTTCGATCGCCGGTTACCTCGTCCAAGAGGCGCGGTTGTTGCGCTCCGAG AACACCTGCTCTGAGTTCGAGCCGCTGTTTGGCGTCGATGTTGCCTCTCCACGCTGCGGTTGCTTCGGCTCGACTGAATTCGCTTCTCCACGCGGAGCCCCAGAGCTGGGGATGGGTTCCACAAG GCATCTCAATGCCTTTATGACAGATCCGGTGGTTCTGTTTGGGTCACAAGAGGCTTCAGCTGGTGATGAAGTACGACAGGATGTGATTTCTTGTTAA